The sequence GCTGTTCCTTAAAACATCAACTCCCAGCAATGTCTTAGGCAAACCGAGGTGGTCACATATCGCCTTAACCGTCGTCCCAGGTCCTAGGATGTAGAGATGCTCGTCATCCAACTCCTCTACAACGTATTTAGCTATGGATTTAAGCTGCTCGACTTCGTAGGCTGAGATGTCGCTGGGAGACTTCATGGGTTGAACCCATCCTCCACCTTCAGGGACCCTCAAGTAACCGTATAACGTCGATTTTAGAACGCCCATCCGAAAGGCTTCTTCATCGATGTCAACAACCTCCCTCTCAACCACCTCTAATCTCCCTTCTAGGTATTCATGAGCGATCAAAGCGGCTGATTGAGGGGTCACCGCGAATACAGCTGACTGAAGCTTTACTCCTCCCGGAATCCCTAGGACAACCGTGTCCAAGTCAACGGCGTCCATTATGTCCCTTGCTGTGCCGTCTCCGCCGCAAAAGGTCAACAGGTCAACGATGTGGGCCATTTTCCTGGCCGTTTCCTTTGTATCCTCAGCGGTGGTATTTTCCTTCGCGTATCCTATAACCTGGGTGGGATTAAGGCCGCAGTTTAAAGCCTCCTGCTGTCCCATTAAACCTGCTCCAACGATCAGCTTTACGGGCGTTAAAGTCTTTAGGGTGTTCATGAAGGTGATGGATTTCTCAGGCGCTGAGGCCCGGCCTCCTAGGGATAAGGCTTTTCTCAAGATTTCTAAGCCATCTGATCCTTTTAACCCCACAGCGCCCCCTATGCCCGCTATGGGGTTCACTATCAACCCTATGGTTTTCACTTAAAATGTCCTCACGCCTTCTTTACGCCAACCTGAAGGGTTCGTCCCCCTATCTTCCACTCCTTCAAGTAAAAGTCTTCGGGGGGAGGGGTTTGGGAGACGATGAGATTCCTAGCTCTCACCTCCTCACTGATGTAGCCTCGAAATGACCGCACCCACTCCAATGTTTTTTCATCCTTAGAGACGACGTGAACGTCGACATAGGCGTCGACTTGCAGGTCTAGTTGCCTTCTCATCTCCTGAATCCTCCTTACCACGTCCTGTACAAATCCCTCCTTTAACAGCTCGTCACTGAGCTGTGAGTCAACGTAAACTCTTCCACCTGGAAAGCTTGCCCCAGCGAATCCCTCCGGCATTTTCTCCTCGAAAGAGATCATGTCGGATGTGATGTCGTAGACTTTGCCTTGAATCGTTAACTCCCACCGTCCTTGGGAGGCTAAGCTGTCCCTTAACTTGAACCCATCTACCTGCTTTAGGGCTTCAGCGACCTTGAAGGCATCTTCTTTAAACCGAGGACCAATGACCTTGTAGTTAGGTTTAACGAATAACCTCTCCACAGTCTTTTCGGACGCCAAGTCAAACACTTCAACGTTTTTTGAGTTGGTCACTTGAAGCGTCAAATCCCTGAGATGTTCAACGGCCCATCTCAGCTCTGGGTCGTCGGAAAATATGAGCAGCCTCCCAACGGGCTGTCTAAGCTTTATTTTTAATAGTTGCCGAGCGCTCATGGAGGCGGCTGATACGGTCCTCACGATGTTGATTCTACGCTCCAATGTTTCATCTATGAGCGTTGGATCCGCCTCAGGCCAATCGTTCATATGCACGCTTTTAGGCAACTTGGACTCAGCGGGCAATATCATTTCCCTATAGGCTTTCTCAGTGAGGAAGGGGGCTATTGGAGCTGAGAGAAGAATCCAGCTCTTCAACGCGTGGTATAACGCGGCGTAGGCAGCAAGTTTATCCAAGCTCTCCTTCTCCTGCCAGAACCTTCTCCTGACCAGCCTGATATACCAGTGGCTTAAGTCCTCAACCGCGAACTCCATCAACTTCCTAGCAGCGGTGTGGAACTCAAGTTTCTCCATCGCCTCCGTCACCTCAATCTTTAACCTCTCAACCCTAGAGACAAGCCATTTATCTTCCGCTCTCATCTTTTCAAAGGCTTTTTTAAGCGGAAAGTTTGATGGGGTGAACCTGTCTAAGTTCATGTAAAGGCTCGCGAACGACATGACATTCCAAATCACCTTCAACTTGCTAGCCGAGTCTTCAAGCTTATCCCAAGAAAACTTGAAGTCCTCCCATGTAGTCGATTGGAGTAAGTAAACCCTAACCGCGTCCCTTCCATGCTTGGCCACCGCCTCTAACGGGTCGATAAAGTTTCCCAAGGACTTACTCATCTTCTCCCCTTTCGGATCCAACGCATGTCCATGCATCAGAACCGCTCGATATGGGGCTCTCTCAAAGCATAGCACGCTGGCGCCGAGTTGAGTATAGAACCATCCCCTGGTCTGGTCATGGGCTTCTATAATCGCGTCGGCTGGCCACCATTTCTCATATTCCTCAGTTTCAGTAGGATAGTTTAAGCTCGCCCACGCTGCGACCCCAGAGTCAAGCCAGACGTCTACGATGTCTGGGATTCTGCTCATGACCCCGCCGCATTCGCATCTCAACCTTATCGGGTCAACCACATCCCTGTGCAAATCCTCTAGGGGTGGAAGCGAGTTAACTAGACTTCTCAGCTCCTCTACTGAGCCTAAAACACTTTGTCTTCCACAGGAGTCGCATACCCATACTGGCAGCGGAACACCCCAGAACCTCTGTCTGGATATCACCCAGTCCCTAGCTCCTTTCAACCAGTCGGCGAACCTTTTTGAACCCGCCCATCGAGGAGACCAGTAAACCCTCCTGTTCTCCTCCATCATTTTCTCCTTTAACAGGCTGATCTTAATGAACCACTGCTCCGTCGCCCTCATCAAAAGAGGGGTTTTACATCTCCAGCAATGAGGGTAGGAGTGGATAATCTCAGTCGCCTTGAATAAAGCGTTTACCCTCTTCAAGTCTTCAACTATTAGGTTATCCGCATCCTTAACGTACATTCCCGCGTATTTTCCAGCTTTCTCAGTGAATCTCCCCCCGGCGTCGACCGGCGAGTAGACTGGCAGGCCCTTCTCCAACCCTACTTCAAAGTCTTCTTCTCCATGACCCGGCGCGGTGTGCACACACCCTGTCCCCTCCAACATGGAGACATGTTCCCTACTGGAAACGATCACGTGCGGATTTTCAGGGATCCTTTGAAGGGTTACTTGATCTCTGAGGGGGGAGATGTATGTGAGGCCTTCTAACTCAGCTCCTTTAAACCTTCTTTTAACCACGTACGGCTCGTCGAATACTGATGCACACCTAGCCTCCGCCAGGATGTAGCGCTCCCCTTTATACTCGACTTCCACATAGTATTCATCAGGGTTCACCATGACGGCCACGTTGGCTGGTAGCGTCCATGGAGTGGTTGTCCATATCAAAATGCTGATGTTTTCACCCTTTTCTTTAAGCGGAAACTTCACGTACACGGAGAAGTCTTTAACCATTCGGTATTCATCGGTTACCTCATAGCCGGCTAGGGCCGTTTCGCATCGGGGACACCAATGCACAACCTTTAAGCCTCGATCCAGTAACCCCTTATCATAGGCCTTTTTCACCGTCCACCATACGGATTCCATGTAGTTTTTATGAAGGGTCATGTAGGGGTTTTCCCAGTCCATCCAGATGCCTAGATTTTTGAACACCTCTGTTTGTTTCTCAGCGTTCTCGAACGCGTATCGCTTGCATGTTGAAATGAACCCTGAAACCCCTATTTTCTCCTCTATTTCCTTTTTGCTCTTAATTTTAAGCTCCTCCTCAACTTTCACCTCTATGGGTAAACCATGGCAGTCGTAGCCCGGTTGATCCCTCACATCGTGGCCCCGCATCCTCTTATACCTGATCAAAGCATCCTTGAGGATTTTATTCCAAGCGGTGCCAATGTGAGGGGGATTAGTCACGTAAGGGGGGCCATCTAAGAAATAGAACTTCTCACCATTCCTCCGCATGACTTTTAACTCATGGTACACTCGGCATGCATCCCACCACCTGAGAATTCGGTCCTCATGGCTTAAATCGTATCCTTTCGAGGTTTTGCCGACTACGCCCCCCATTTCCACTCCTCCCACATACAAAGACGTTTTAATGTGGTAGATTCAAAGGTGGATTTAAATTCTAAGCCGCCTCGTTGAAAGGTTGGTTTAACCCCTACTGTCCTTTTAGGGTTCCGCGAAAGCTTAAAAGAGTGGATTGAAATAAACTTTAACCTCAGAACCCATAACTCGGTGATGGCCTTCCAATGCTTCGACCAGACGAACGTAGCGCCCGCACCTCAACGAGGGGAAATACTGGTGAAATCTTCTCCTCCAAACTCAAGGCGATCAAGGACTATTTGGCGACGATTCCACGGGGATCCGCGTTGGAGGCCCTTACCCTCGCTTTAATCCTTTTGATCGGGTTAACGGTGAGGTTGCTTCCGTTAAGATGGGGCTTTTACCTATCGGAATTTGACCCATACCAGCAATATCGGTTAGCTGAGCATATAGTGGATCATGGATTCTACAGTTGGTTTACTTGGCATGACAACATGAGCTGGCATCCATGGGGAAGGGATACTGCGACAACCAACTACGCTGGGGTTCCATTCACAGCCGCCATCCTATATGGCTTCATCCGATCAATTGGGTTCAACGTCCCCTTATACGATCTATGCGTCTTGTTTCCAGTCGTTTTCGGAGCGGTGACCTGTGTCGCCATCTATTTCCTAGCGCGGGAATTGCGAGGTGGGGTAGTTGGCCTCTTCTCAGCTCTGTTTCTAGCGTTAAGCGCATCCCACATTTCAAGAACCAGCCTAGGGTTTTTCGACGATGAGTCCATCGGAATCTTCACCATGATCCTTGTATTCCTCTTCTACCTGAGGGCCATCTCTCAGGAAAGGCCGCTTAGAGCTACCCTCATATACTCAATCATAACCGGCTTAGGAGTCGCATATTTATCCGCCAGCTGGGGGGCCTCAAGGTATGTGATAGCGCTCCTAGCCCTGTTTACCTTCGTGCTGACTTTGATGAAAAGGTCCTCGCCTAGGCTTCTGTTCGCTTACGCCGTAACCATGGGGTTAGGGTACTTGTTAATGGGGCAAATTCCATTCTTAGGATACGGATTCTTCATGGAATGGGTTACAGCCGCCGTTCTAGGCGTTTTTCTAATCCTCCTAGGCGTGGAATGCTCTAAGAGGTTTAAAGGATTCAAGTTTAAAGTTACCTCGCTAACGGTGGCGGGGCTGATCGTGGCCGCAGCTTTAATCCTGCTGTGGAGGGAGGGCTACATAACCCAGCTTTCAGGCAAGTTTCTAACCGTGCTTAACCCATCTACCAGGTTTGAAATGCCGTTGGTGGAGTCTGTGGCTGAGCATAGACCAGCCACATGGGCCTCGTTCTTCTACGAGTCAGGAATATACCTCTTCCTTGGAATGTTTGGATTTTACTTCCTCACGCGAAGGATGGGCGAAGGCGACCTGCTCCTAATACTGCTCGGTGTAACCTCATTCTACTTCGCAGCCTCTCTGGTACGCCTCACCCTTATACTGGCACCATTCCTCGCGGTGACGTCCGCCGTAGCTTTAGGCGAACTCTGCAAACCAGCCGTCGACATAGTGAGGGGTGTGGGGGTTCTGCCAAAGAGAAGGATGGCCTTACCGGGGAGGGTTGGAAAAGAGTTCGGCGTCTCGATCCTTTTAATCACTCTCATCATAACCACCCCGACCCTATACTACTCGGTGCAAGCGGCTTATGCGCCAACCACCATCGCGACATCCAGCATACCCGTGGCGCCCACCGGATCCGACGCTAGACGCTACCAGGATTGGATGCATGCCCTCATGTGGATGAAGGAGAACCTTCCTGAGGATGCTGTGGTTTTCTCATGGTGGGATTATGGGTATTGGATCACCGCTATAGCGGATAAAAGAAGTCTCGCCGACAACGGAACGATAAACAGCACCCAAATCGCGGTCATCGCCGTCACCTTCCTCTCAAACGAAAGCCAAGCCGTCCCCATATTGAAGCGGTATAATGTAACCCACGTAGCCATCTTCGCCACTTGGACAAAGGATGAGAGTGGAACCGTGAAGTTTTACGGCTACGGCGAAGATAACAAATGGTATTGGATGGCTAAGATCGGTAATGGAACAACCGTTAACGGGGTAAAATACAACTTCTATCAGCGCACCGTAGGAGAGAACACGGTTTTCTACAGAACCCTAACCGTGAACGGAGAGGTTGTTTCCAACAACACCATCACCGACCCCAACGGGTTAAACGACGTAACTATGCTTGGAAAGCTCATTCAAATGGGCATCAACCCAGTTGGGGCGACGTCGGACTACTTCAGGAACGTGTTCTCCTCAGTTAACAGATTCGTGTTCATATACGAGGTCAATTACTTAAAGAAGGCTGTCATCGACTTCGAGTTAGACAAGTCGTCCATGGTTTTCGGGGAATCCGTTAAATCCATGGGGAGGCTGTACGATGAGGAGGAGAGGGTCGCGTTGGAAGGTAGACAGGTAACCATCGAATACTCCATGAATAGGGGAGAAACGTGGAACGAGCTCGTGACCGTGGAAACTCAGGTTAATGGAACGTTCCTCGCCTCTTGGGGTCTTAATGTTGGAAGCTACCTTGTGAGAGCTCGATGGCCGGGTGAGGGGGGAAAATACTTGGAGGCTTTAAGCCAGCTAATAGGTTTAAACGTCACCGTCGCGAACGTAACCCTCACCTGCACGTTGTCCCATGAGCAGGTTAAAGCTGGATCTTCGGTTAACGTCAGTGGAATATTGTCGAAACCCCTTAACACGGGCAACTTAACCATACAGTACAGCTTAAACGGTGAAGAATGGCTCAACCTCGCCGGAGGGCCTCCTGTGAACGGGTCCTTCACCGCTGAGTGGGAGCCTCCAGCGTCGGGCGAATACTACATTAGAGCGGTGTGGTCTGGAGATTATAACCATACCCCCGCGGTCAGTGAGGCTAGGAAGCTTACCGCGACTTAGGTAGCTTTGAGGTTGGCGGGTTCACAAGGGCGATTTAGGCGTCAGGAGCCACAGTAGACGTTGCCACGAGGCCCTTCACTCATAGAACTATGGGATGGCTGGCCGCATCTAAAGTCCAAGAAAAGAGAGGATTTGAACGAATGTACGAATCGAAGCTGAGCGTCTGCTTGTTTAATGTGAGGTGCGTTAGACCGTAGTTGACGTAGGGATGCCAGGTTTATTAGGCTTATCTACTAAAAAGAACCCTAATCCATTTTGGTGATGATATTTCAGGTTCGCAAAACTTCCCTTTTTTAGCAACTTGGTCCAATCGTCTTTTTTAAGGAGTTGCCAGAAGGCGAAAGGAGTGAAAAGAAAAAGCATTCTCACGCTCCTTAAAGGCTCCACCAGTAAAAATCTTCCACCATTCTTTAAAACCCTATGTATTTCAGATAATGCTCTGATCTTTAAGCCATCCCCATTTAAATTATTTAATACACTGCTGCTCGTCACTAAATCAAAGGTATTATCTGGGAATGGGATTTCAAGAACATTACCGTATTTAAATTCTACCTTTTCTCTAACCCTCTCAACCTCAGCGTTAGCATACGCCCTCTCAGGGGAATTACTCCTAAATGCTTCTTATCCCAAATATCAATGCCCGTGACTTTACCATCTCTCAGCCTCTTCGCCACCGCTATACTCATTCTTCCCAATCCACATCCAACATCCAAAACATGCTCATTACCTTTAATCTATAAAAAATCAGGAAAATCTTCCTCACGTTTCTGATGAATCAACATTAAGGAAATTCCATAGGATACCCCGATATATGATCCAAAACCTACAATGACCCAGCCAAATAGTTTTGATACAAAATAGATAACGACGAGGCCGATTAAGAATATTATCCCTATCATCATGCTGAGGATCGGTAGCCCATAATATCCATGATGCGCCTTCTTAAACCCCGTCTTTCCCTTTCTCATCGCTTACTCTGTATGGCGCACCGGACTTGACCGTGTAAAACCTGTATCTCGCGTACTTGTCTTCTAGCGAGAATCGAGGGGGATGAGGTGTACGCGTGTCTGAGCCACATCTCGGGCAGGTCTCCTTTAACGTGTATTCTCCACATTCCCCACATCTCTTTATCAGCCATTTCAACTCAGCTTTCGACCCTCACCATCCAACTCCTTTATGGACAGCAGGGCTTCTTCAACCGCCCGATTCAGCAAATCCTCCGCCGATTCATAGTCACTGGCTGACACGTCAATTCTATACTTAGGAGCCCCTATCGTGTAGATTTTAATTTCAGCCTTCTTTGACTTACGAACCTTCTTAGCTCTCATTAAGCTCTGCTTCACGGCGTCTACACCGTTGCGACTCATGCACGTCAACTCTAAAATGGCTGATCGCCTGGCTTTCTGTACCCTTATTTTAGATCGCGCGGCTTCGGTTAACGCATGCGCCCACTCAGACGGCAAAGACAGTTTTTCTAAAACCTGAGGCCCACCTTCAACCGCGTCTTCGAAGGCATCGTATACAAGATCGTACTTAGCTTGAATCTTTTCTTTAACATCCTTAACGGCTTCAAAGCCAACCTTTAACCTCTCCGCCGCCCCCTTGAGGATCGACTCCGCCTTCTTATCCATTTTCCACTGCAGCATCTTCTCAGTTTTCTCCCTTCCGGAAACCCTCCTCAACGATAGGTCGACTTGACTTCTAGAAGGATTTACCCTCAAAACCTTCAAAACGAGCTTCTGTTTTTCCCTCACATGATCCCTGATGTTGCGCACCCATGTGGTGGAGATTTCGGAGATGTGAATGAGCCCCTCCACTCCCTCATATTCGTCCAAGGTGACGTAGGCTCCGTAGTCGGTAATCCTTTTCACCGTCGCGATGACGAGATCCCCTACCTCTGGATATTCAAGGCTCATTTACCGTAAAACCTCAAACCTTAACCCAGGACCTGGAGGACTTCCCCCTTAACACTAGCCCGACCGCCTGTTGGAACCATCAACGTTTCATCACATACCTCGCATTTCACCTCAGTGGATGACCTGTCGAAAACAACCCGTTCAGCACCGCAGTTTTTACATTTAACCCTGAGGAAAAGGCTCCTCGGCCTGGGAATTAGGTTACCTGTATCAGACATATGCCTCACTCCCCAATCTGAAGCTTCCTCAACCTCTCGCCGAGCCGGAACACCTGATACCCGCATTCCTTGCATTTAAGCTTCAACACCTGTTTCTTAGTCGTCTTTGCCGACCGTTTAAGCTCAGGCCATTTCTGCCCCCCATACCCATGCTTCTCCCTCTCATGTCGTCTAACGCCGGATGCCAGAGACCTTTCCTTACCTTTCCTGTACAAGGAGACGCTGTGAGCTGAATGATGTTTGCATCTAGGACAGTATGCTCTTAATTCTTTCGGAACGTTCACCTCGAATCCCCCGTATCGGGCTTCATGAACATTCACCAATCCTATTTATAGGTTTACCTAAAAGCCACGCTTAGCTGTTTTTCAAACATCCTCGAATGGTTTAACTCGAACCGCGACTCCTCGCTCAACGAGCTTCTCAGCGTCCGAGGATGGCAAGGTGGCGACATCCTCCGGGTTGAACGGTCCATACGCCTTTAGGTCTGTGCAAACTATCCTGGGAACGGGTTTAATGAACCTTAGAATCGTTTTCCTTATGGGTTCTGCCGCTTCCTCCGGTTTAACGAACGGAATGGATTTTAACGATTTAACCTCTCTTACCACATGGTTTAACGCTTCAACCAACTTGGCCTCGTCGTCAGCTAAGAGGTTGAGGCCTAATTCGCCGGTCGAGGCGATGGTTTGAAACATCTTCTTAACCCTCAAATCCACGAGTTTATTCAAAACCATTTTTAGGTTGTTTATTTCCCCCTCCAACAGGGTTCTCTGAACGCCTTGGGCTTCCTTTAACCGAAATGTTAAGTTCCTCACGTACTCGGTTAAATCGCTGTAGAAACGTTGGTCAAGGGGTTGGAGGGTTTGGGTTGAAAGCTCCTTTCTCCACGCCTCGACAAGCCTCTGGTACACGTTAAACACCGGTTGGATAGGCTTTCCCCTTACATATTAGAAGGAGGGCGGCCTCCACCGGCAAGGTCTTTACCTCCCCCTTATAGGGCCCATATTCCATGTCGCCCACCCTAAACTTAGGGGAATCCGCGATATAAACGGTTTCTTCACCGCCCCTCAAAGATAGGCCCTCCCTCAAAGGGTCAAATTTATCGATCTCTTCTACCTCGACGACCCTTAAACCAGTTTTCCCGTTGAGCGTCCCCGGCAGCCTTACAAGTCGATGCACATCCGTCGTCACAACGGTGTCGATGTGAGCGGAGCATCCAGCAACAGCCGCCTCCAATATGCTTTTAAACCTTGATTCAACCAGCCTGATCGTTGAAGGCTTTACCGATTCTTCTTTGATTTTTCGCCTAAAATCCAGTAGCTCCCTTAACTTCCTCTCACTTAGACCGCGGCGGTTAAGCTCCTCCTCTTCCGCGTAAAACAGCAATCTCAGCAGCTCCCTTTCAAGCCGACGCCTCCACCCCCAATGCTCGTAGGAAACTGGGCTTTCAGAGAACAGAAGGGTCGGGTTTAGCCCTAATCCAACCACGTAGTCGACGATTTCCTTCCTTTCTTCGCCTCTTAGCGTTCGAACCCTTTCGTTTCTCACGTGAACATGGTATCCTCGGTGGCCCGTGAAATATACGTGAATATCGCGGCCGCTGAAACCTAGGTCATCAGTTAACATCTCTAAAAGCTTCTCTGTCTCCTCCTTAGCCTGGTTTAAGCATAACTCGCATATCCACGTCTCCTCCCTTAGGTTTGTGGCGCCGCATCTTAAGCATCTCTCAGGAGGGGCTCCAGCGCCCGTTGTTCCGCAATTGCCGCAGGTCCACCTGTCATGGATGAGTTTACAGGGAGTGTTCAAATGGTCTGCGTCGATGTCGAAGACGAGGTCTGCTCCAAGCCAACCCTTCCTATCCATGCTTTCTTCCGGGTTCATGTAGTAAGCCGAGGAGTAATATACGTCTGAGGGGACAATAGCCTCGATGAAGGATCTTAAATCTCCACCGGATTTGAAGCCCTTATGCCTTACCATCTGTTTTTCAACGAAAAGGAGAAATCCGTACTCCCTCTTCTCCATCTCGCTTGGGGGGCGTACGCTTCCAGGGTTTTTCAG is a genomic window of Candidatus Bathyarchaeia archaeon containing:
- a CDS encoding DNA primase small subunit PriS, encoding MDKAQAEEYVKGKFREYYLKNPGSVRPPSEMEKREYGFLLFVEKQMVRHKGFKSGGDLRSFIEAIVPSDVYYSSAYYMNPEESMDRKGWLGADLVFDIDADHLNTPCKLIHDRWTCGNCGTTGAGAPPERCLRCGATNLREETWICELCLNQAKEETEKLLEMLTDDLGFSGRDIHVYFTGHRGYHVHVRNERVRTLRGEERKEIVDYVVGLGLNPTLLFSESPVSYEHWGWRRRLERELLRLLFYAEEEELNRRGLSERKLRELLDFRRKIKEESVKPSTIRLVESRFKSILEAAVAGCSAHIDTVVTTDVHRLVRLPGTLNGKTGLRVVEVEEIDKFDPLREGLSLRGGEETVYIADSPKFRVGDMEYGPYKGEVKTLPVEAALLLICKGKAYPTGV
- a CDS encoding 50S ribosomal protein L44e gives rise to the protein MNVPKELRAYCPRCKHHSAHSVSLYRKGKERSLASGVRRHEREKHGYGGQKWPELKRSAKTTKKQVLKLKCKECGYQVFRLGERLRKLQIGE
- a CDS encoding 30S ribosomal protein S27e, whose translation is MSDTGNLIPRPRSLFLRVKCKNCGAERVVFDRSSTEVKCEVCDETLMVPTGGRASVKGEVLQVLG
- the ileS gene encoding isoleucine--tRNA ligase, with translation MGGVEMGGVVGKTSKGYDLSHEDRILRWWDACRVYHELKVMRRNGEKFYFLDGPPYVTNPPHIGTAWNKILKDALIRYKRMRGHDVRDQPGYDCHGLPIEVKVEEELKIKSKKEIEEKIGVSGFISTCKRYAFENAEKQTEVFKNLGIWMDWENPYMTLHKNYMESVWWTVKKAYDKGLLDRGLKVVHWCPRCETALAGYEVTDEYRMVKDFSVYVKFPLKEKGENISILIWTTTPWTLPANVAVMVNPDEYYVEVEYKGERYILAEARCASVFDEPYVVKRRFKGAELEGLTYISPLRDQVTLQRIPENPHVIVSSREHVSMLEGTGCVHTAPGHGEEDFEVGLEKGLPVYSPVDAGGRFTEKAGKYAGMYVKDADNLIVEDLKRVNALFKATEIIHSYPHCWRCKTPLLMRATEQWFIKISLLKEKMMEENRRVYWSPRWAGSKRFADWLKGARDWVISRQRFWGVPLPVWVCDSCGRQSVLGSVEELRSLVNSLPPLEDLHRDVVDPIRLRCECGGVMSRIPDIVDVWLDSGVAAWASLNYPTETEEYEKWWPADAIIEAHDQTRGWFYTQLGASVLCFERAPYRAVLMHGHALDPKGEKMSKSLGNFIDPLEAVAKHGRDAVRVYLLQSTTWEDFKFSWDKLEDSASKLKVIWNVMSFASLYMNLDRFTPSNFPLKKAFEKMRAEDKWLVSRVERLKIEVTEAMEKLEFHTAARKLMEFAVEDLSHWYIRLVRRRFWQEKESLDKLAAYAALYHALKSWILLSAPIAPFLTEKAYREMILPAESKLPKSVHMNDWPEADPTLIDETLERRINIVRTVSAASMSARQLLKIKLRQPVGRLLIFSDDPELRWAVEHLRDLTLQVTNSKNVEVFDLASEKTVERLFVKPNYKVIGPRFKEDAFKVAEALKQVDGFKLRDSLASQGRWELTIQGKVYDITSDMISFEEKMPEGFAGASFPGGRVYVDSQLSDELLKEGFVQDVVRRIQEMRRQLDLQVDAYVDVHVVSKDEKTLEWVRSFRGYISEEVRARNLIVSQTPPPEDFYLKEWKIGGRTLQVGVKKA
- a CDS encoding class I SAM-dependent methyltransferase, giving the protein MKGNEHVLDVGCGLGRMSIAVAKRLRDGKVTGIDIWDKKHLGVIPLRGRMLTLRLRGLEKR
- a CDS encoding ATP-NAD kinase family protein, whose product is MKTIGLIVNPIAGIGGAVGLKGSDGLEILRKALSLGGRASAPEKSITFMNTLKTLTPVKLIVGAGLMGQQEALNCGLNPTQVIGYAKENTTAEDTKETARKMAHIVDLLTFCGGDGTARDIMDAVDLDTVVLGIPGGVKLQSAVFAVTPQSAALIAHEYLEGRLEVVEREVVDIDEEAFRMGVLKSTLYGYLRVPEGGGWVQPMKSPSDISAYEVEQLKSIAKYVVEELDDEHLYILGPGTTVKAICDHLGLPKTLLGVDVLRNSRILKMDVNENDLLELLEGGKGKIIITPIGGQGHIFGRGNQQISSRVIRRVGKENIIVVATPSKLGSIQGGRLLVDTGDPDLDTALRGYVRVVVGYREEKVMRVE
- a CDS encoding RNA-protein complex protein Nop10 — encoded protein: MKWLIKRCGECGEYTLKETCPRCGSDTRTPHPPRFSLEDKYARYRFYTVKSGAPYRVSDEKGKDGV
- a CDS encoding STT3 domain-containing protein yields the protein MLRPDERSARTSTRGNTGEIFSSKLKAIKDYLATIPRGSALEALTLALILLIGLTVRLLPLRWGFYLSEFDPYQQYRLAEHIVDHGFYSWFTWHDNMSWHPWGRDTATTNYAGVPFTAAILYGFIRSIGFNVPLYDLCVLFPVVFGAVTCVAIYFLARELRGGVVGLFSALFLALSASHISRTSLGFFDDESIGIFTMILVFLFYLRAISQERPLRATLIYSIITGLGVAYLSASWGASRYVIALLALFTFVLTLMKRSSPRLLFAYAVTMGLGYLLMGQIPFLGYGFFMEWVTAAVLGVFLILLGVECSKRFKGFKFKVTSLTVAGLIVAAALILLWREGYITQLSGKFLTVLNPSTRFEMPLVESVAEHRPATWASFFYESGIYLFLGMFGFYFLTRRMGEGDLLLILLGVTSFYFAASLVRLTLILAPFLAVTSAVALGELCKPAVDIVRGVGVLPKRRMALPGRVGKEFGVSILLITLIITTPTLYYSVQAAYAPTTIATSSIPVAPTGSDARRYQDWMHALMWMKENLPEDAVVFSWWDYGYWITAIADKRSLADNGTINSTQIAVIAVTFLSNESQAVPILKRYNVTHVAIFATWTKDESGTVKFYGYGEDNKWYWMAKIGNGTTVNGVKYNFYQRTVGENTVFYRTLTVNGEVVSNNTITDPNGLNDVTMLGKLIQMGINPVGATSDYFRNVFSSVNRFVFIYEVNYLKKAVIDFELDKSSMVFGESVKSMGRLYDEEERVALEGRQVTIEYSMNRGETWNELVTVETQVNGTFLASWGLNVGSYLVRARWPGEGGKYLEALSQLIGLNVTVANVTLTCTLSHEQVKAGSSVNVSGILSKPLNTGNLTIQYSLNGEEWLNLAGGPPVNGSFTAEWEPPASGEYYIRAVWSGDYNHTPAVSEARKLTAT
- a CDS encoding translation initiation factor IF-2 subunit alpha yields the protein MSLEYPEVGDLVIATVKRITDYGAYVTLDEYEGVEGLIHISEISTTWVRNIRDHVREKQKLVLKVLRVNPSRSQVDLSLRRVSGREKTEKMLQWKMDKKAESILKGAAERLKVGFEAVKDVKEKIQAKYDLVYDAFEDAVEGGPQVLEKLSLPSEWAHALTEAARSKIRVQKARRSAILELTCMSRNGVDAVKQSLMRAKKVRKSKKAEIKIYTIGAPKYRIDVSASDYESAEDLLNRAVEEALLSIKELDGEGRKLS